The Sinorhizobium sp. B11 genomic interval GAGCCGGGTGCGAGCTGGGCCGGCACCTCGGATGCCGAAAAGATCTATACGTTCGATCCGGTGGGCGGCTGGACTGAAACTCAGAAGCAGAAGCTTCGCGGTATCCAGGCCTGCATCTGGTCCGAGCCGATGACGGATCGTGCCGTCTTTGACCGGCTCGTCTTCCCGCGTCTTTCGGCACTTGCCGAAACGGGCTGGACGAAGCCGTCTGCGAAATCCTGGGAACGTTTCAAGGCACTCGCAGGGCTGATGCCACTGCTCTACGGGCTGCAGCAGTCTTGATCGATTGATGAAACGGAGACGGCTGATCTCACCTCTCGGTCGAGGAGGAGATCAGCCGACCGGCTTCTGCAACACGTCGAAGCGAGGATTGGTCTCCGAGAAGATCGGCAGGGCGGCCGCTCCGAGGATCGCGGTATCCTTGCCTGTCATGCCGATCATGACACGCGGAATGGTTCTCTCTTCAGCGGGGTCGATCGGTACGTGCAACGGCTCCAGCCGCTCGGCCAGCCGGCGCATCATGATGGTCGAGATGCTGCCGCCGAGCACAATTGTCTGCGGATCGAAGGCAAGCTCGAGGAAATCGATAGTCTGTCGCAACGGCTGCACGGCCTGATCCAACCATGTATCGAGACCATCGCCACTGCTGGCGATTAGCGCGTCGAGATCGTCGGGCGAAAGCTCATCCGCGTTGGTTATGCCCATAACCTCATAAGCGACGGTCGGCGAAACGTAACGGTCAAGACACCCGCGCTTGCCGCAGCTGCAGAGCCGGCCATGCGGCTCGACGATGATGTGCCCGATCTCGCCGGCATTGTGACGGCTGCCCTTGTAGAGGTGTCCATCGAGAAACATGCCGGCGCCGATGCCGCCGCCACCCGCAAGGAAGAGATAGACGAAGCTGCTGAAGCCACGGGCGACACCATGCAGGCGTTCGCCGATGGCCGCCGCCGTCGCGTCATTCTCGACGAGCACCGGGACCTTGACGCGCCGTTCCAGTTCGTAGCCAACCGGGAAGTCCTGCCAGCCGGGCAGGTTCAGTGGGCTCAGCGAGGTGACGCCGCCATCCGCATAACGGCCGGGCAGGGCCATGCCGACACCCAGCAACCTGTTACGGTCGAAGGAGAAGGCCTGCTGCAGATCCTCGACAATAGACCCGAGGACTGGCATGGCCTGTTCGGGATCGGGATGTTCGACATGGCGCTCGATGCGTGCACACACGGCGCCGGAGAGATCAGTCAGCACACCGCTGGCGCGCTGGCGGCCAAGTTCGAGACCGATGGAATAGGCGCCGTGCGGATTGATCGAATAGGGGATGATCGGTTGGCCGCGCGCAAGCTTCTGCGCTTTGGCGGGCACGAGCAGATGGGAACGCTGCAATTCCTCGACGATGTTCGATACCGTCTGTGCCGTCAGCGCTGTCATGCGGGCGATTGCGGCGCGCGACAGCGGACCATTGGTGCGGATAGCCTCGATCACGACACGCCTGTTGTGTGACTTGGCCTGCTCGAGATTGGTGCCTGAAATAGCCTTCATGGTGTCTTTTATAGGAGTTGAATATCACCATTGCCACAAGACGATCATGTGGGAAAGGGCAGAAGTGTGCAGTCTTTTCAATGCGATCGCGACGACAGTTGATATCGATTGTTTCGTCGGCTCTTAAAGTATCACTTTAACGACGGTGTCGCAGGCGTCGATGCTGTTGACGGTGCCGGACAGGGCATCGAATTCCCCTGAATGATAAGAGATTTGTCGTGAAAATCGTCTGCCAGGATCGACGGCGTCAGGATGAAGTTCTATGGCAGGCGGAATGCCTAACCAATTGAGGCGAATCATGAATTTGAGCATCAGCCGCACCGCTGGAAACGCAGTACTCTTCGGCGTGCTTCTGATGCTTCTCGGAGATCTCCTATTTTCCTTGAATGACGCCATGGGCAAATGGCTGGTGGCGAGCTTTGCGGTCGGTCAGGTCCTGGTGATCCGCTCGTTCGGTTCCTTTCTGATCCTTGCACCCATGATTGCCAGGCAAGGGCCTCGCACGCTGTTTCAGGTCGAGCGCGTGCCCCTGCAGGTCCTGCGGGTCATTCTGACGACAGGGGATGTTGCGTTATTCTATGCCGCGGTCGCCTACCTTCCGCTCGCCGACGTCATGACTTTCTACATGGCCGGGCCTATCTACGTGGCCGCTCTGTCGCATTTTTTCCTTGGCGAAACCATCGGCTGGCGTCGTTGGCTAGCCGTCATCATTGGCTTTGTCGGGGTCGTGGTAGCCCTGAGACCTTCAACGGCAATGTTATCCTGGCCCTCGATCTTCGGTCTGATCGGCAGCCTGTCCTTCGCGCTGACATTGATCCTCGGCCGTCGTCTGCGACAAACCAGCGATGCGACGCTGGTAACATGGCAGACAGTCGGCGCCCTGGTCACCGGCCTAATCCTGAGCATTGGCGACTGGCGCTCAATGTCCTCCCTCGACTTCATCGCGATGCTGGCGCTGGGTGTCGTCGCGGGCAGCGCGCATTTGATGATCACGCGCGCGCTGAAGCTCGCTCCGGCCTCCCTCCTTGCCCCGCTTCAATACAGCCTGCTGCTCTGGGCAATCGTGCTGGGCTATGTTTTCTTCGGCGAATTGCCGGACAGCCAGATTCTGATCGGCTCCGTTATCATTGTTCTGGCAGGCCTCTTCATCTTCCATCGCAAGAACATCGTGGATGTTACGCCCAAAGCCGACGTTCCGCCCGATGGGCATTAGAAGTCACGCGGTCCTGTGGTGATTTCACCGATGGGCAGGTCTACGTGCTCATCACCCACATGGATTGCACCGAGCTTGGCATCCGCCGCAGTCAGTCGCATCATATGGTGGCGTGATCGCGGGGTCTCCTCCGGGCTTTCAACCGAAAGCAGGATTTGCTCGTCGAATTTCGACTTTTTCAATTGCCGCTCACCGTTCGCGATATCTGGCTTGGGAACATGGCGTTGCTTCATGACAAGCAGGTAAGCCTGCCATGCGAAGCTGAGCATGAACCGCGGGTTTTGAAAAATCGCCCAGGCGGTCACGATGGACAGACGCAGGTGCCTTGCCCTTCTGTACTGCCGGAACGCATATTTTTGAGTAAGCGCGATAGCACTTCTGGCCGCGTATCTCGGAAGCTGCGGATTTGCGATGATCGAGCGCTTGATTACTTCCAAAACACCTCGACCCATCCGCGCGTGGTTGGACGACATATTGCCGGGATATTTCCTGTATCCCACCAGGCGTTCGGGAACGACTTCCATGCAATAACGCGCGGCAAGCCTGAGTTCGAAATCGAGGTCTTCACAGCCTCCGATATCTTCTGCAGCGTATGAGCTATCAAACCCGCCAATCTCAAGCGCAGCGTCCCGTCGGACGAGAAGCGCGCTTCCGTTACCTACATATTTGAAATTCAGATGCCGGGCGTAGATATAGCCCCTTGCGATCTTGGAGCCGCCGAGCCCGATGATCTCATCATCCTGATCGATGATATAATGCAGCACATAGACCGCGGCCCATCGCGGCGACAAGCGGATGAGAGCGTCTACCTGCTTCTCGATCTTCGTCGAGTGCCAGAGATCGTCGGCATCGAGGAATGCCACATATCGACCTGATGATGCATCGATTCCAGTATTTCTTGCGGCGGCGACACCATGGTTTGGTGTGGACAGGAGGCGGATCCGTGAATCCGTCATCGCTATCTGCTCAACCAGTTTTGCCGTGTTATCCGTGGAGCCGTCGTCGACAACAATGATCTCCAGCGCAGCATAGGTCTGGGCCATAGCGGACCGAAGCGTGCGCTCAATATAGCGGGAAGCGTTGAAGGCTGGAATGACCACCGAAACCAACGGTTGGGTGGAATGAAAAGCATCACCTCGGTCCATCGGTTCTTCCTTATATCCCCGCCGGGACGAGGCAGATTTGATGCTTCATCAGGCTGGCGACAGATGATCGGTGAGTGACGATGATCAGTGTCTTGGTCCGATATTCCCCAAGCAGGAGGGAAAGCACCCGCGCTTCGGTCGCCTCGTCGAGCGCATTGGTGGCTTCGTCGAGGAGTAATATTTCAGGCCGACCGGCAAGTGCGCGCGCCAGGCCAATGCGTTGCCGCTGGCCGCCAGAAAGCCTGATTGCCTCATCGCCCAGCCATTCGTCGAAGCCGGCGGGCAGTTTCTCGATGAATTCTGTGGCGCAAGCCATATCCGCCGCCCAACGGACATCCTCCTCGGAAATTTCCCGGCGGAACCGGATGTTGTCCAGAACCGTGCCTTCCATCAACTCGACGTCTTGGCCCGAGACGGAGAGCAGTCGCAACCAGCTCGGTCGCTCGATGGTTGAAAGATCCCGGCCATCGAGGGTTATGCGCCCCTCGCTCGGCTGGATGAGATCGAGCAGCATGTTGAGAATCGTTGTCTTGCCGGAGCCGCTTGGCCCCGTCAGTGCGGTTGTTTCTCCTGTTTTGATGGAGAAGCTCACATGGCTGACGGCGGGAGCGCTGCTGCCTTCATAAGAGAAGGAAACATCATGGAAAACGATCTCCTGCTGCAGATGTCTGAGCTTTTCTCCGCAGGCAACCTGCCTGGCATCGTCCGCCTCGGAAATTACTGCCATAACGTTCTGCAAGGGGGCTTCCAGGGCATGCAGGCCAAGGATCTGGGAATCGAATTCCTTGATATACGGTTGAAGCCTGTAGAGGAGGATGGTTGCCGATAAGGCTGCACGGAAATCCACCGGCAGAAATTGCGACGACAGAATGATCGTCAGGACTACGCCGAATGTCAGCGCCTCGCTCAAAAGCGAGGTTATCGCACCCATCTTGTCGGAATGGGACCAGGTTTTCCCGACATCTGTTGAAAGGGCATCGAAACTGCTTTCGTGGCGCTTTTCCAGGCCGAAGCTTTTCACCGCTTTTACGGTCTGCAATGTGGTCCAGGTTAATTGGGTCAGGTCCTCCATCGCCGAGATGGCGGCCGCGCCTGTGCGCCGATAGGTCTCGGCAAACAGGCCGAGGGTCAGATTATGGACCACACCGAAAATAAGACCGAGCACGGCGATCGGCCATGCCATCACGAGCATCCCGGCACCGAAGATGATGATGGTCCCAAGATTGATTCCCAGGCGAACCAGGCTCGCGTGAGCGGAGGCCACCGCATAGGACTCCGTTGCGATGACATTCATGAGATCGCTGCGTTCGTAGTGCTGAAAGCGCTGAAATGGGATCGTCAGGATTTTTGAATAGAGACGATTGCGGATGCTGCCGCTGATTTGATGGCTGACGGCGCTCGCGATGATCGAATTGGCGAAGCCAAGAACGATCCTGAGGATGATCGCGCAGACGAGGATGGCGACCAGCATCGATTTCGATATCGCAGCTTCAAACCCACCGAAGAATGCCGGAAGCCCAGGGATCGCAGCGCCGGTTGAGGGGCTTTGCTGGCCGAGAACAAAAACGAGGCTCACCAGAAAGGTGATCCCGACCATTTCCATCAGGCCGCTCAGGATACCGATCACGACCATCACCGACGTCTTCAGCCGAAGTGACGGCACGAGTTTCAGAAGCTCACGGAATCGAGCTGCGATGACCAAATTGAAGGGTCCGGCCGACTTGGCGGAAACGGAGTCTTGCTGCGTTGTCATAAGCCATTCCCGCGGGGTTTGGCTAAGACGCCGCTCTGACCAACAGCTGCCGTTTCAAAACGGGCATGGAATGAGGTGCCATTCTCGGGGAGGGCGATGACGGCCATTGTATCTGCGGCCTGCGGGAAAGGGCGCTTCCCGATCAGGCGTCTTGCCAATCGTCGTGCCCGGCGTTTGGCTGAGTGCCAGACAAGGCTGGCCCCATGTCTAGCAAGCCTCACGGGGAACCGCCCGGCAATCATCGGCGCGAGCTTTCTGAGCTGATCATGGTCTTTGCTGGAAAGCGCCTTATGGAAATACCATCGCGCCGTATCGAATTCCGCGGTGGCGGCGGCGGCGGCAAGATGCGGATGGCGTTTTTTTACCTCTGCCATCACCAGGGCATGTGATCTCAGCATGCGACAGGCATTGCTCGACATGTTCCCCTGGGTGAAACGGTATCCCGTCAGAAAATCAGGGACTGGGGTGAAAGGCAGCCTTTCGGCCAGCGCCAAATAAAGCCTCTGGTCTTCGCATCCTTCCGCATCCTGATCGCGCAGCGACGGGTCGTAGCCACCACATGCCAGGACATCAGCACGCGGCATCAGCGGCGTGCTGCCGTTACCGATAAAATTTTCCCGTATCATGATTTCGAAGACGTCGCCCTTGTACGAGACCGGGCTCGAATGGGCGAAAATCACGCCATTCGCGTCGATGGCCGCATACCAGTTGTAGGCGACGCCGCGCCCGTCGGGAAGGCTTGCGAGCGCCCGGAGCTGCAATTCGATTTTGCGCGGATGCCAGAGATCGTCGGCGTCGATGGGGGCAATGTAGCTGCCGATCGCTTCGCCGATTGCTGCGTTGCGGGCGCGAGCAACACCGCCGTTTTCCTGCCTCAGGACCCTGACGCGTGAATCCTGGAGCCGATAATCGATTGCCAGTTCGTAGGTCCCATCCTCCGAACCGTCGTCGACCACGAGGATTTCCAGGCGTTCGTGGGTCTGGCTTGAGACGCTTCGAAGTGTGTCTACGAGCGTCCTTGCAGCGTTGTAGGCTGGAATAACAACAGTGACCAAGGGGAGGTGATCGACATTCATGGCGCGCTATCCGATGAAAGCGTCGGGTTGGCCCATCATTTCGGCAAAGGCCTTGAGAGGAAGGTCGCCGCGAACTTCGAGGCGTGGCAGGGACAAGGGATGGTCGGCAAAGCTCGTCCTTGCATGCTTGGTTGAAAAGCCGATCTCGTAGCCCGCTCGAACAAGGATGCCGGGAACACGAAAATCGGTGGAACCGAAGGGAAGGGCGATGGACCTCACGGGCTCGCCGAGCCGGCTTTCCAGTGCGTCGCGCGAAAGAGCCGCCTCGTCGAGCAACGTAGCGTTATCAAGCGAACTTGCCGGCCTGTGAGACGCCAGATGAGACCCGAAGCGGATGCCTTGTCGGTGCAGGCTCTGGATATCGCCCCAGGACATCAGCGGTGCCGTATCCCCGTAGCGGGCATCCCAATCCGACCTGCCGCCCACCTTATCCGTCACCACGAAGACGTCTGCACTGAACCCGTTTTCCGCCAGGATCGGAAAGGCATCGGTGAAAAAATCGAGATAGGCGTCGTCAAAGGTCAGAACGACGGGTCGGCCCTGGATAGGTTTGCCCTGACGCAACAGATTGGTCAGGCTCTCGGCCGTCAGCGCATAGTAGCCCTGCCGCCGGAGGAACTGCATCTGTTGACGGAAGGTTTCCGGGGGCACCCGGAAGCGACGGAGCGAGTCCGGACCGTCAAGTGCGACCCTGTGATACATGAGCACCGGGATCGAGGTCACGACCTCATTCGCCCACGCGACCTCGCGATCGACGCCTGCCGGTCCCCGGATAATGTATTTGGCGACGTTCGCATCGAGAGGCACGCCATGGGCCGCGATATGCACGACTGGTGTTGCCGTATCGCGCTTTGCGAACCGATGGATTGCGTAAAGCTCGGTCTCGATTGTTTCCTCAAGCACAAGATCAGGCAGGTTTGACAGGACCTTCTTGATCGTCCCCATGCCAAACGGATTGTCCCAGTCGAAACCGGTTCTGTCGGGCTCGTCGCGCCGGAGATGGGCGTGTGCCGTGACAAGGCAGCCCCCCGGTTTCAAGGCGGCGGCGATCTTCCGGCATACTTGTTCGAGGCTTGCTTCATCGTCGATGAAGTAGAGGACCTCCGAGCAGACGATCAGATCCTGTTCGGGCGGAAGTTCGCCTTCGACGAAATCAAGGACGCGAAGCTCCACATTCGGAAGGTCGCGGCATCTCTCGGTTGCTCTTTCAACGGCGCGGCTGGAAATGTCGGCAGCCATCACGAAACCCACCTTTTGTGCGAGTTTTATCGTGAATAGTCCTTCAGCGCAGGCGAGCTCCAGAGCCTTCCCGACATCATCAGGAATGAGGCTCAGCGTTTGCTCGTATTTGAGCTGTTCGTATACTGAGACATAATTCCAGGGGTCCGGGCGCTCGAAAAAACGTTCCCAATATTCCTTCTTCGTCGCAGCTTCGGATAGATACGCTTGTTTGTCTTCCACTTCAGGAGACTCGTCACTGGTCACGGCTACGGCGAGTGGATGCCTGGAATGCGAGCCGGCCTCGGGCAAGCCCGCGTCATCCTCTCGCGCGTTCGCTGCCGGCCCGACGAGTGCGGTTACCTGGATCGTTTTGAAGAGATGGTTGAGTTGCCTTCGCC includes:
- a CDS encoding ROK family transcriptional regulator codes for the protein MKAISGTNLEQAKSHNRRVVIEAIRTNGPLSRAAIARMTALTAQTVSNIVEELQRSHLLVPAKAQKLARGQPIIPYSINPHGAYSIGLELGRQRASGVLTDLSGAVCARIERHVEHPDPEQAMPVLGSIVEDLQQAFSFDRNRLLGVGMALPGRYADGGVTSLSPLNLPGWQDFPVGYELERRVKVPVLVENDATAAAIGERLHGVARGFSSFVYLFLAGGGGIGAGMFLDGHLYKGSRHNAGEIGHIIVEPHGRLCSCGKRGCLDRYVSPTVAYEVMGITNADELSPDDLDALIASSGDGLDTWLDQAVQPLRQTIDFLELAFDPQTIVLGGSISTIMMRRLAERLEPLHVPIDPAEERTIPRVMIGMTGKDTAILGAAALPIFSETNPRFDVLQKPVG
- a CDS encoding DMT family transporter; translated protein: MNLSISRTAGNAVLFGVLLMLLGDLLFSLNDAMGKWLVASFAVGQVLVIRSFGSFLILAPMIARQGPRTLFQVERVPLQVLRVILTTGDVALFYAAVAYLPLADVMTFYMAGPIYVAALSHFFLGETIGWRRWLAVIIGFVGVVVALRPSTAMLSWPSIFGLIGSLSFALTLILGRRLRQTSDATLVTWQTVGALVTGLILSIGDWRSMSSLDFIAMLALGVVAGSAHLMITRALKLAPASLLAPLQYSLLLWAIVLGYVFFGELPDSQILIGSVIIVLAGLFIFHRKNIVDVTPKADVPPDGH
- a CDS encoding glycosyltransferase family 2 protein; the encoded protein is MDRGDAFHSTQPLVSVVIPAFNASRYIERTLRSAMAQTYAALEIIVVDDGSTDNTAKLVEQIAMTDSRIRLLSTPNHGVAAARNTGIDASSGRYVAFLDADDLWHSTKIEKQVDALIRLSPRWAAVYVLHYIIDQDDEIIGLGGSKIARGYIYARHLNFKYVGNGSALLVRRDAALEIGGFDSSYAAEDIGGCEDLDFELRLAARYCMEVVPERLVGYRKYPGNMSSNHARMGRGVLEVIKRSIIANPQLPRYAARSAIALTQKYAFRQYRRARHLRLSIVTAWAIFQNPRFMLSFAWQAYLLVMKQRHVPKPDIANGERQLKKSKFDEQILLSVESPEETPRSRHHMMRLTAADAKLGAIHVGDEHVDLPIGEITTGPRDF
- a CDS encoding ABC transporter ATP-binding protein/permease is translated as MTTQQDSVSAKSAGPFNLVIAARFRELLKLVPSLRLKTSVMVVIGILSGLMEMVGITFLVSLVFVLGQQSPSTGAAIPGLPAFFGGFEAAISKSMLVAILVCAIILRIVLGFANSIIASAVSHQISGSIRNRLYSKILTIPFQRFQHYERSDLMNVIATESYAVASAHASLVRLGINLGTIIIFGAGMLVMAWPIAVLGLIFGVVHNLTLGLFAETYRRTGAAAISAMEDLTQLTWTTLQTVKAVKSFGLEKRHESSFDALSTDVGKTWSHSDKMGAITSLLSEALTFGVVLTIILSSQFLPVDFRAALSATILLYRLQPYIKEFDSQILGLHALEAPLQNVMAVISEADDARQVACGEKLRHLQQEIVFHDVSFSYEGSSAPAVSHVSFSIKTGETTALTGPSGSGKTTILNMLLDLIQPSEGRITLDGRDLSTIERPSWLRLLSVSGQDVELMEGTVLDNIRFRREISEEDVRWAADMACATEFIEKLPAGFDEWLGDEAIRLSGGQRQRIGLARALAGRPEILLLDEATNALDEATEARVLSLLLGEYRTKTLIIVTHRSSVASLMKHQICLVPAGI
- a CDS encoding glycosyltransferase, whose product is MNVDHLPLVTVVIPAYNAARTLVDTLRSVSSQTHERLEILVVDDGSEDGTYELAIDYRLQDSRVRVLRQENGGVARARNAAIGEAIGSYIAPIDADDLWHPRKIELQLRALASLPDGRGVAYNWYAAIDANGVIFAHSSPVSYKGDVFEIMIRENFIGNGSTPLMPRADVLACGGYDPSLRDQDAEGCEDQRLYLALAERLPFTPVPDFLTGYRFTQGNMSSNACRMLRSHALVMAEVKKRHPHLAAAAATAEFDTARWYFHKALSSKDHDQLRKLAPMIAGRFPVRLARHGASLVWHSAKRRARRLARRLIGKRPFPQAADTMAVIALPENGTSFHARFETAAVGQSGVLAKPRGNGL
- a CDS encoding glycosyltransferase, whose product is MVTVSQPVISFLIPAYNAAETLADCLGSLQRQSVSNWQAVVVDDGSKDDTWNVLEGLAKSDSRILVHRQANAGASAARNAAARFATAPLLCMLDADDWLDPAFIQNMLPVAVDGLKPVIAYCSYRRVRPDGRKLGVETPPDLTGDRAKREFSSFCALAIHAVVFPKDLFVRMGGLDVELQTCEEWDLWLRMAFAGAAFREVEGCFAFYRMKTGSLSRNPFKTVRDAIRVTTSAQELRLKEGLSQSNEDAQWTAPALGQLRMLAWAASVNLCTGTDLAELAKLLPEFPNASGYESFLAEVILHGLKVGLAVERDSDLVELLERWKRAFLELVQLLERHSLPGTGRRIEELTVWPISAADMSRSFALGHLQVVATDIGKLALIRKADEADTLLLHLYAGRHHVGSHVAALWGDLSIRAQADLIINELKTADRLPTPLTFSYARTWATGALRNARVFSKIMRQHRGRRRQLNHLFKTIQVTALVGPAANAREDDAGLPEAGSHSRHPLAVAVTSDESPEVEDKQAYLSEAATKKEYWERFFERPDPWNYVSVYEQLKYEQTLSLIPDDVGKALELACAEGLFTIKLAQKVGFVMAADISSRAVERATERCRDLPNVELRVLDFVEGELPPEQDLIVCSEVLYFIDDEASLEQVCRKIAAALKPGGCLVTAHAHLRRDEPDRTGFDWDNPFGMGTIKKVLSNLPDLVLEETIETELYAIHRFAKRDTATPVVHIAAHGVPLDANVAKYIIRGPAGVDREVAWANEVVTSIPVLMYHRVALDGPDSLRRFRVPPETFRQQMQFLRRQGYYALTAESLTNLLRQGKPIQGRPVVLTFDDAYLDFFTDAFPILAENGFSADVFVVTDKVGGRSDWDARYGDTAPLMSWGDIQSLHRQGIRFGSHLASHRPASSLDNATLLDEAALSRDALESRLGEPVRSIALPFGSTDFRVPGILVRAGYEIGFSTKHARTSFADHPLSLPRLEVRGDLPLKAFAEMMGQPDAFIG